Proteins encoded by one window of Methylosinus sp. PW1:
- a CDS encoding flagellar motor switch protein FliM, giving the protein MSMDGAVEFASQGVRERLLSGGGPSLDRMPLLRAVFDAMASQVQDSMRGLAEGAMQFAVETMTIARAGEIALETERAALAASYVAGVDSEAKTIIAADRRFVFTLLEGLFGSDGSEPPYDAERELTTIETRVGMLAFSRVTNSLQAAFAALVGARFTLEPAEARAEPAGAARKSGGFSVVCRCRLSAFGAEGALLIVIPQAMLDPLRDALSQEAPKSAPATDPQWAKRMKERVTETEVTLSAVMEKSDLTLADVARFEVGQVIELPVSPTGLVALMCEGQSLFWCEIGQKDGSYTIRIDDFVDQQQEFIDDVLRG; this is encoded by the coding sequence ATGAGCATGGATGGAGCCGTGGAATTCGCCTCGCAGGGAGTGAGGGAGCGTCTGCTCTCGGGCGGCGGCCCCTCGCTCGATCGCATGCCGCTATTGCGAGCGGTGTTCGACGCCATGGCGTCGCAGGTACAGGATTCGATGCGTGGTCTCGCCGAAGGCGCGATGCAATTCGCCGTCGAGACGATGACGATCGCGCGGGCCGGCGAGATAGCGCTCGAGACGGAGCGCGCCGCGCTCGCCGCATCTTATGTCGCGGGCGTCGATTCAGAAGCCAAGACGATCATCGCCGCCGACCGGCGCTTCGTGTTCACGCTGCTCGAGGGATTGTTCGGCTCCGACGGCTCGGAGCCGCCTTACGACGCGGAGCGCGAGCTCACGACGATCGAGACGCGCGTCGGCATGCTGGCCTTCTCGCGCGTCACCAATTCATTGCAGGCGGCTTTCGCCGCGCTCGTCGGAGCGCGCTTCACGCTCGAGCCGGCGGAAGCGCGGGCGGAACCCGCAGGCGCGGCGCGCAAGAGCGGCGGCTTCAGCGTCGTTTGCCGTTGCCGGCTGAGCGCCTTCGGAGCCGAGGGCGCGCTGCTCATCGTCATTCCGCAGGCGATGCTCGATCCGCTGCGCGACGCCCTGTCGCAAGAGGCGCCGAAATCGGCGCCGGCGACGGATCCGCAATGGGCGAAGCGGATGAAAGAGCGCGTGACCGAGACCGAGGTTACGCTGAGCGCCGTGATGGAGAAGAGCGATCTCACGCTCGCGGACGTCGCCCGCTTCGAGGTCGGCCAGGTCATCGAGCTGCCGGTCTCACCGACGGGTCTCGTCGCGCTGATGTGCGAAGGGCAGTCGCTGTTCTGGTGCGAGATCGGCCAGAAGGACGGCTCCTACACGATACGCATCGACGATTTCGTCGATCAGCAGCAGGAATTCATCGACGACGTGCTGCGCGGATGA
- the flgC gene encoding flagellar basal body rod protein FlgC, which translates to MDALEASMKISGAGLEAQSSRLRVVAENMANARSTGQTAGANPYVRKTVTFANELDRASGAELVHVGAVGVDRAPFRVEHDPGNPAADKDGNVKFPNVNILTEVADMREANRAYEANLQVMKQTRELLSMTIDLLKGSQ; encoded by the coding sequence ATGGACGCTCTCGAAGCCTCCATGAAAATCTCCGGCGCGGGTCTCGAGGCGCAATCCTCGCGCCTGCGCGTCGTCGCGGAGAATATGGCCAATGCGCGCTCCACGGGCCAGACCGCGGGCGCGAATCCCTATGTGCGCAAGACCGTCACTTTCGCCAATGAGCTGGATCGCGCGAGCGGCGCCGAGCTGGTTCATGTCGGCGCGGTCGGCGTCGATCGCGCGCCGTTTCGCGTCGAGCATGATCCGGGCAATCCGGCTGCGGACAAGGACGGCAATGTGAAGTTTCCGAATGTGAATATTCTCACCGAAGTCGCCGATATGCGCGAAGCCAATCGCGCCTATGAGGCCAATCTCCAAGTCATGAAGCAGACGCGCGAGCTGCTCTCCATGACGATCGATCTGCTGAAGGGAAGCCAATGA
- the fliI gene encoding flagellar protein export ATPase FliI — protein sequence MTSLQRLRTAVERDQRRADHIRVLGLVTEVTPSHCRVSGLSDFVELGECVRIGAPPDGALGQVVRVGRDGAIVKSFDNRVRIGLNSPAYRAGPISVAPSADWAGRVLDAFARPIDERGALSDGDTAFDVDASAPKAMRRGRVSVPVRTGVKAVDCFTPICAGQRIGIFAGSGVGKSTLLAMLARAPGFDTVVICLVGERGREVREFLDEVLAGQTSESIVVVATGDESPMMRRLAPLTATTIAEYFRDIGRNVLLIVDSVTRFAHASREVALAAGEPPVAHGYTPSIFADIPRLLERAGPGEEGRGSITGVYSVLVDGDNHNDPIADCVRGTLDGHIVLDRAIAEQGRYPAIDLKASISRLAHHAWKPEQRHLIQKLRALVSRYEDTRDLRMLGGYQRGADLELDQAVQLVPKLYEALTQSPQSPPSVDPFREVADRLQHATHG from the coding sequence ATGACCTCGCTACAGCGGCTCCGCACGGCGGTCGAGCGCGACCAGCGCCGCGCCGATCACATTCGCGTCTTGGGCCTCGTGACCGAGGTGACGCCGTCGCATTGCCGCGTCAGCGGCCTCTCCGATTTCGTCGAGCTCGGCGAATGCGTGCGCATCGGCGCGCCGCCGGACGGCGCGCTGGGACAGGTGGTGCGCGTCGGCAGGGACGGCGCGATCGTCAAATCCTTCGACAATCGCGTGCGCATCGGCCTGAACTCACCGGCCTATCGCGCGGGGCCGATCTCCGTCGCGCCCAGCGCCGATTGGGCCGGGCGCGTTCTCGACGCCTTTGCGCGACCGATCGACGAGCGTGGCGCGCTCTCCGACGGCGACACGGCCTTCGACGTCGACGCCTCCGCGCCCAAAGCGATGCGGCGCGGCCGTGTGAGCGTGCCCGTGCGCACCGGCGTCAAAGCCGTCGATTGCTTCACCCCGATCTGCGCCGGCCAGCGAATTGGCATTTTCGCCGGCTCCGGCGTCGGCAAATCCACCTTGCTGGCCATGCTGGCGCGCGCGCCGGGCTTCGACACGGTGGTAATCTGCCTCGTCGGCGAACGGGGTCGTGAGGTGCGCGAATTTCTGGACGAGGTGCTGGCCGGACAGACGAGCGAATCGATCGTCGTCGTCGCCACTGGCGACGAGAGCCCGATGATGCGGCGTCTCGCGCCGCTGACCGCGACCACCATAGCTGAATATTTTCGTGACATCGGCCGCAATGTTCTGCTCATCGTCGATTCCGTGACGCGTTTCGCGCATGCCTCGCGCGAGGTGGCCTTGGCCGCTGGCGAGCCGCCGGTGGCGCATGGCTACACGCCGAGCATATTCGCCGATATTCCGCGACTGCTCGAGCGCGCCGGGCCTGGCGAGGAAGGACGCGGATCGATCACCGGCGTCTATTCCGTGCTCGTCGACGGCGACAATCACAATGATCCGATCGCCGATTGCGTGCGCGGCACGCTGGACGGCCATATCGTGCTCGACCGCGCCATCGCCGAGCAAGGACGCTATCCGGCGATCGATCTCAAAGCGTCGATCTCGCGCCTCGCGCATCACGCCTGGAAGCCGGAGCAGCGGCATCTCATCCAGAAGCTCCGCGCTCTCGTGTCGCGCTATGAGGATACGCGCGACTTGCGCATGCTCGGCGGCTATCAGCGCGGCGCGGATTTGGAGCTGGACCAGGCGGTGCAGCTCGTTCCAAAGCTCTATGAGGCGCTGACGCAGTCGCCCCAATCGCCCCCGAGCGTCGACCCTTTCCGCGAGGTGGCGGACAGGCTGCAGCACGCGACGCACGGCTGA
- a CDS encoding flagellar hook-basal body complex protein FliE yields the protein MIGLVPGIVASVASNAGVSALSGATKSAAASSVDGASFSQVLDQLTTDVVDKVKSSEATSIAGVQGKASVQQVVDEIMSAERALQTAIAVRDKAVGAYQEISRMTI from the coding sequence ATGATCGGACTCGTCCCCGGAATCGTCGCATCCGTCGCTTCCAACGCCGGCGTCTCGGCCCTGAGCGGCGCGACGAAGAGCGCAGCCGCTTCGTCTGTCGACGGAGCGTCCTTCTCGCAAGTGCTCGATCAGCTCACGACGGATGTCGTCGACAAGGTGAAATCGAGCGAGGCGACCTCCATCGCCGGCGTGCAAGGCAAAGCCTCTGTGCAGCAGGTCGTGGACGAGATCATGTCCGCCGAGCGCGCCTTGCAGACGGCGATCGCGGTGCGCGACAAGGCGGTCGGCGCCTATCAGGAAATCAGCCGGATGACGATTTGA
- the motA gene encoding flagellar motor stator protein MotA — MGFLVGLIITMGCMFGGFAALGGHLIVLWQPWEFVIIMGSSLGTFVVANPTKVIMDTGKALGQAVMDKGPKHRDFLDILGLLHALMRELRSKPRNEVEAHVDNPAESKIFTAFPKVLANKEMTTFICDYCRLFIIGNVRTFEIEALMDEEIAAIRYDRLKPYHALTSVGDGLPALGIVAAVLGVIKAMGALDQSPELLGGLIGAAMVGTFAGIFVSYGIVTPLAFKVKVARSKECHLYVIVKQTLLAFMNGAMPQVAVEHGRKSIPAYERPSIDEVENETLSGGAAEAA; from the coding sequence ATGGGCTTTCTCGTCGGGCTGATCATCACGATGGGCTGCATGTTCGGAGGCTTCGCGGCGCTGGGCGGCCATTTGATCGTGCTATGGCAGCCATGGGAGTTCGTGATCATCATGGGCTCCTCGCTCGGCACTTTCGTCGTCGCCAATCCGACCAAGGTGATCATGGACACGGGCAAGGCGCTCGGCCAGGCGGTCATGGACAAAGGCCCCAAGCATCGCGACTTTCTCGACATACTCGGACTGCTGCACGCTCTGATGCGCGAATTGCGCAGCAAGCCGCGCAACGAGGTCGAAGCGCATGTCGACAATCCGGCGGAATCGAAGATTTTCACGGCGTTTCCGAAGGTGCTCGCCAATAAGGAAATGACCACCTTCATCTGCGATTACTGCCGTCTCTTCATCATCGGCAATGTCCGCACTTTCGAGATCGAGGCGCTGATGGACGAGGAGATCGCCGCCATTCGCTACGATCGGCTGAAGCCCTATCATGCGCTTACCTCGGTCGGCGACGGCCTGCCGGCGCTCGGAATCGTGGCGGCCGTGCTCGGCGTCATCAAGGCGATGGGCGCGCTCGATCAGTCGCCGGAGCTGCTCGGCGGCCTCATCGGCGCCGCCATGGTCGGCACATTCGCAGGCATCTTCGTTTCCTACGGCATTGTCACGCCGCTCGCCTTCAAGGTGAAGGTGGCGCGTAGCAAAGAGTGCCACCTCTACGTCATCGTCAAGCAAACGCTGCTCGCCTTCATGAATGGCGCCATGCCGCAAGTGGCGGTCGAGCATGGACGTAAATCCATTCCCGCCTACGAGCGTCCCTCGATCGACGAGGTCGAGAACGAGACGCTCTCCGGCGGCGCCGCCGAGGCGGCGTGA
- the flgB gene encoding flagellar basal body rod protein FlgB — MVEPVYLFDLVEKQRSWLSARQSVVAQNIANANTPGYKAVDVAPFSKVLDHSALELAGTNGLHIQTAAFDPRASSPKEGANWETSLSGNSVSLEQEMMKSGQIRGAFSLSTSIMKSFHGMWMATLKG, encoded by the coding sequence ATGGTCGAGCCTGTTTATCTCTTCGATCTCGTCGAAAAGCAGCGGAGCTGGCTCTCTGCGCGTCAATCGGTGGTCGCCCAGAACATCGCCAACGCCAACACGCCCGGCTACAAGGCGGTCGATGTCGCGCCTTTCTCCAAGGTTCTGGATCACAGCGCTTTGGAGCTCGCGGGCACCAATGGGCTGCATATTCAGACAGCGGCATTCGATCCGCGCGCGTCCTCGCCGAAGGAAGGCGCGAATTGGGAGACGAGCCTCTCCGGCAATTCGGTCAGCCTCGAGCAGGAGATGATGAAGTCGGGCCAGATTCGCGGCGCCTTCTCGCTCAGCACCAGCATCATGAAGTCGTTCCACGGAATGTGGATGGCGACGTTGAAGGGATAA
- the fliN gene encoding flagellar motor switch protein FliN, with product MMEERAREPEIDARKFESILRIPVVMQVVIGSVTMPVSNLLKLGRGAIVPLDQKIGEPVDVVVNGRLIARGEVVVVEDDNTRFGVSLTEIIEPGSGARRM from the coding sequence ATGATGGAGGAGCGTGCGCGCGAGCCCGAGATCGACGCGCGCAAGTTCGAATCGATTCTGCGCATTCCGGTCGTCATGCAGGTGGTGATCGGCTCCGTGACCATGCCGGTCTCCAATCTGCTGAAGCTCGGGCGCGGCGCCATCGTGCCGCTGGACCAGAAGATCGGCGAGCCGGTCGATGTCGTCGTCAATGGACGTCTCATCGCGCGCGGCGAGGTGGTCGTCGTCGAGGACGACAATACGCGCTTCGGGGTCTCGCTCACCGAGATCATCGAGCCTGGGAGCGGCGCGCGGCGCATGTGA
- the flgF gene encoding flagellar basal-body rod protein FlgF, with product MQSAFYVSLSAQVSVDKRLETLANNIANAATPGYRADGVSFQQVVSETDTSKTAYVSAGKDFVSRAVGELTKTGDPYDIGIVGKGFFAIRTPNGTAYTRDGRMRMTETGDLQTVSGFPILDAGNSAVVLDPNGGPPMISRDGMITQSGRQVGAVGLFTLDETADLARGPNASLIPSKPATAVLDFVRNGVQQGFIESSNVNPIHEMAKLIATSRAFDSVSSMNDMLDSSQREAIRTLGGS from the coding sequence ATGCAATCGGCCTTTTACGTGTCGCTTTCGGCGCAAGTCTCCGTCGACAAGCGGCTGGAGACACTCGCCAACAATATCGCCAACGCGGCGACGCCGGGCTATCGCGCCGATGGCGTGAGCTTTCAGCAGGTCGTTTCCGAAACGGACACGAGCAAGACCGCCTATGTGTCGGCCGGCAAGGATTTCGTCTCGCGCGCCGTCGGCGAGCTCACCAAGACCGGCGATCCTTACGATATCGGCATTGTGGGCAAAGGCTTTTTCGCCATACGCACGCCGAATGGAACCGCCTACACGCGCGACGGCCGCATGCGCATGACGGAGACCGGCGATCTGCAGACCGTCTCTGGCTTTCCGATTCTCGACGCGGGCAATTCCGCCGTCGTGCTCGATCCCAATGGCGGCCCGCCGATGATCTCGCGCGACGGCATGATCACCCAGAGCGGTCGCCAAGTCGGCGCCGTCGGCCTTTTCACCCTCGACGAGACCGCGGATTTGGCCCGCGGGCCAAACGCCAGCCTCATTCCCTCCAAGCCGGCGACAGCGGTGCTCGACTTCGTGCGCAATGGCGTGCAGCAAGGCTTTATCGAGAGCTCCAATGTCAATCCGATTCACGAGATGGCCAAGCTGATCGCCACATCGCGCGCTTTCGACAGCGTGAGCTCGATGAACGACATGCTCGACAGCTCGCAGCGTGAGGCCATTCGCACGCTCGGCGGCTCATGA
- a CDS encoding transglycosylase SLT domain-containing protein, producing MASLAASLIAAAATSICEAHAEGRPISSNICEREMIRASNENAVPLAVLYAVALTETGQKGALNAFAMNVEGRAVFSADFHEAMMRFLAAKRSGAVLIDIGCMQVNHHYHGARFASVEAMFDPRANVDYAARFLKDLHKREGTWTSAVARYHAGPKNAPAQKSYVCAVIANMIASGFGAWTDASRDFCRPRREAASR from the coding sequence ATGGCGAGCCTCGCCGCGTCGCTGATCGCCGCGGCGGCGACGTCTATCTGTGAGGCGCACGCCGAGGGCCGGCCGATATCGAGCAATATTTGCGAAAGGGAGATGATCCGCGCTTCCAATGAGAATGCGGTTCCTCTCGCCGTGCTCTATGCGGTGGCGCTCACCGAGACGGGACAGAAGGGCGCGCTCAACGCCTTTGCGATGAATGTCGAAGGGCGCGCCGTGTTCAGCGCCGATTTCCACGAGGCGATGATGCGATTTCTCGCGGCGAAGCGTTCCGGCGCCGTGCTCATCGATATCGGCTGCATGCAGGTCAATCATCACTATCACGGCGCGCGCTTCGCCAGCGTCGAGGCGATGTTCGATCCGCGCGCCAACGTCGATTATGCGGCGCGCTTCCTCAAGGATCTTCACAAGCGGGAAGGGACATGGACCTCGGCCGTCGCGCGCTATCACGCAGGGCCGAAGAATGCGCCGGCGCAGAAGAGCTATGTGTGCGCGGTGATCGCCAACATGATCGCTAGCGGTTTCGGCGCCTGGACAGACGCCTCGCGGGATTTCTGCCGCCCGCGGCGCGAAGCCGCGTCGCGCTGA
- a CDS encoding EscU/YscU/HrcU family type III secretion system export apparatus switch protein, producing the protein MSDTEDDESRTEEASEKKILDALEQGKTPVSRDLSVATLFLTFLLCSVFVVQTVGPQLASALGLMLGNVGQFAVANGADAYMQSRVVVLETARFLTPILGMFIVSALVAAFIQGSPRLVFQRIEPDLSRISPREGLKRIFSVTGLVELAKSVAKIIIIAGAVIFSLNVDRGLIIDAMRVEPGQVPGLLLKLVIRLTSVVCIPVVLLAMADFAWSRMKWRRDMRMSRQELKEEHRQSEGDPMIKARLRSIALDRSRKRMMAAVPRATFVIANPTHYAIALRYVREEGGAPLVVAKGTDLIALKIREIAEANGVPVLERQALTRAMYDHVDVDRMIPSEFYRPIAELIHFLHNSGQASRPASR; encoded by the coding sequence ATGAGCGATACGGAAGACGACGAATCACGAACAGAAGAGGCGTCAGAGAAGAAGATTCTCGACGCGCTCGAGCAAGGCAAGACTCCCGTATCGCGCGATCTCTCGGTCGCCACGCTCTTTCTCACCTTTCTGCTCTGTTCCGTCTTCGTCGTTCAGACGGTCGGCCCGCAGCTCGCCAGCGCGCTGGGATTGATGCTCGGCAATGTCGGCCAATTCGCTGTCGCCAATGGCGCCGACGCGTATATGCAGTCGCGAGTGGTGGTGCTGGAGACCGCGCGATTTCTGACGCCGATTCTCGGGATGTTCATCGTCTCGGCGCTTGTCGCCGCTTTCATTCAGGGCTCGCCGCGCCTCGTCTTCCAGCGTATCGAGCCCGATCTCTCGCGCATCTCGCCGCGTGAGGGACTGAAGCGCATCTTCAGCGTCACGGGCCTCGTAGAGCTCGCCAAATCGGTGGCGAAGATCATCATCATCGCAGGCGCGGTCATCTTTTCGCTCAATGTCGACCGCGGGCTCATCATCGATGCGATGCGCGTCGAGCCCGGCCAGGTGCCGGGCCTGCTGCTCAAGCTCGTCATTCGCCTCACCAGCGTCGTCTGCATTCCGGTCGTCCTGCTGGCCATGGCGGATTTCGCTTGGAGCCGCATGAAGTGGCGGCGCGACATGCGCATGAGCCGCCAGGAGCTCAAGGAGGAGCATCGGCAATCGGAAGGCGATCCGATGATAAAGGCGCGCCTGCGCTCCATAGCGCTGGATCGCTCGCGCAAGCGCATGATGGCGGCGGTTCCGCGCGCGACCTTCGTCATCGCCAATCCCACCCATTACGCGATTGCTCTGCGCTATGTGCGCGAGGAGGGCGGCGCGCCGCTCGTCGTCGCCAAGGGAACCGATCTGATCGCGCTCAAGATCAGGGAGATCGCCGAGGCGAACGGCGTTCCCGTGCTCGAGCGTCAGGCGCTGACGCGCGCGATGTACGATCATGTCGATGTCGACAGGATGATCCCGTCGGAATTCTATCGTCCGATCGCCGAGCTCATTCATTTTCTGCATAACAGCGGTCAGGCGTCGCGTCCTGCGTCTCGCTGA
- a CDS encoding flagellar motor switch protein FliG, protein MTNLIAADAGRTLNGPEKVAALLLSVDKDVAQRVLKHFDQNELRQITKFAAGLGAVPASMIEPLIEDFMSQLESGGSDLRGTAGEAEKLLAGVIPPDQIAEIMSDVLGSSNSAVWNRVGAAPEATFIEYLAMEHPQTAALTLSRIDPARAAKTLSVLPPDFRDDVMRRMLSSKPVSDEALRLVETTLQEDLLQNSAATASAAKNAKLAAIINKMEREHAEGVLRSLSERRPRDAEALKGMLFNFEDITKLTVRARMILFDAIPADRVILALRGAEVDVRDFVLAALSARTRRMVEAELSSGASPPRRDIMEARRIIADTVLRLAEQGKIDLSNAAPEEAAE, encoded by the coding sequence ATGACCAATCTGATTGCGGCCGATGCAGGCCGCACGCTCAACGGCCCGGAAAAAGTCGCGGCGCTGCTGTTGTCGGTCGACAAGGATGTGGCGCAGCGCGTTCTCAAGCATTTCGATCAGAACGAGCTGCGGCAGATCACCAAATTCGCCGCCGGCCTCGGCGCGGTTCCGGCGAGCATGATCGAGCCGCTCATCGAAGATTTCATGTCGCAGCTCGAGAGCGGCGGCTCTGATCTGCGTGGCACGGCGGGCGAGGCGGAGAAGCTGCTGGCGGGCGTGATACCGCCGGATCAGATCGCCGAGATCATGTCGGATGTGCTCGGCAGCTCCAACAGCGCAGTGTGGAATCGCGTCGGCGCCGCGCCGGAGGCGACCTTCATCGAATATCTGGCCATGGAGCATCCGCAAACGGCGGCGTTGACGCTGTCGCGGATAGATCCGGCGCGCGCCGCCAAGACGCTGTCCGTGCTGCCTCCCGACTTCCGCGACGATGTGATGCGCCGCATGCTGTCGTCCAAGCCCGTCAGCGATGAGGCGCTTCGGCTGGTGGAGACGACATTGCAGGAGGATCTCCTGCAGAATTCGGCGGCGACCGCCTCGGCGGCGAAGAACGCCAAGCTCGCGGCGATCATCAACAAGATGGAGCGAGAGCATGCCGAAGGCGTGCTGCGCAGCCTGTCCGAACGCCGCCCGCGCGACGCCGAAGCGCTGAAGGGCATGCTGTTCAACTTCGAGGACATTACCAAGCTCACTGTCCGCGCCCGCATGATTCTGTTCGACGCCATTCCCGCCGATCGTGTCATTCTGGCGCTGCGCGGCGCGGAGGTGGACGTTCGCGACTTCGTGCTCGCGGCGCTCTCTGCGCGCACGCGGCGCATGGTGGAGGCGGAGCTCTCCAGCGGCGCGTCGCCGCCGCGTCGCGATATCATGGAGGCGCGCCGCATCATCGCCGACACGGTTCTGCGGCTCGCAGAGCAGGGCAAGATCGATTTGTCCAACGCGGCTCCGGAGGAGGCCGCCGAATGA